In the genome of Cryptomeria japonica chromosome 8, Sugi_1.0, whole genome shotgun sequence, one region contains:
- the LOC131060371 gene encoding phosphopantothenoylcysteine decarboxylase subunit VHS3 isoform X2 — MFQTEARIIPLFYHVPPSDFRHIKNGVAKAFREHEEKGRYPSHDIQQWKECLQNVSGIKGFELNGHNHDLGKLCNQVVSAVVKVMGGSAKTTVVKNEDTVDENYIDDWVEPDDNEEDEKYDDENYIDDDDEEDEKDDDENYIDDWVEPDENYIDDFSGYIYEDR, encoded by the exons ATGTTTCAAACCGAGGCTAGAATTATACCCCTGTTTTACCATGTTCCTCCTTCAGACTTCCGCCACATCAAAAATGGAGTTGCAAAAGCATTTAGGGAACACGAAGAGAAGGGCAGATATCCTAGTCATGACATTCAACAGTGGAAAGAATGCCTGCAGAACGTTTCAGGGATAAAGGGCTTCGAACTCAACGGACACAACCA CGACCTAGGCAAGCTGTGTAATCAAGTCGTGTCTGCCGTGGTTAAAG TAATGGGAGGGTCTGCCAAGACCACTGTCGTCAAAAATGAAGATACTGTTGATGAGAATTATATTGACGATTGGGTTGAGCCTGATGACAATGAAGAGGATGAAAAATATGATGATGAGAATTATATTGATGATGACGATGAAGAGGATGAAAAAGATGATGATGAGAATTATATTGATGATTGGGTTGAGCCTGATGAGAATTATATTGATGATTTCTCTGGTTACATTTATGAGGATCGATGA
- the LOC131060371 gene encoding uncharacterized protein LOC131060371 isoform X1 codes for MFQTEARIIPLFYHVPPSDFRHIKNGVAKAFREHEEKGRYPSHDIQQWKECLQNVSGIKGFELNGHNHDLGKLCNQVVSAVVKEKQQRKIPLEVAKCEVGLDESVKDFHSHCQRNGQMRDKVMGGSAKTTVVKNEDTVDENYIDDWVEPDDNEEDEKYDDENYIDDDDEEDEKDDDENYIDDWVEPDENYIDDFSGYIYEDR; via the exons ATGTTTCAAACCGAGGCTAGAATTATACCCCTGTTTTACCATGTTCCTCCTTCAGACTTCCGCCACATCAAAAATGGAGTTGCAAAAGCATTTAGGGAACACGAAGAGAAGGGCAGATATCCTAGTCATGACATTCAACAGTGGAAAGAATGCCTGCAGAACGTTTCAGGGATAAAGGGCTTCGAACTCAACGGACACAACCA CGACCTAGGCAAGCTGTGTAATCAAGTCGTGTCTGCCGTGGTTAAAGAGAAGCAACAGAGAAAAATTCCCTTGGAAGTTGCAAAATGTGAGGTGGGACTTGATGAGTCTGTGAAAGATTTCCACAGCCATTGCCAAAGGAATGGGCAGATGAGAGATAAAGTAATGGGAGGGTCTGCCAAGACCACTGTCGTCAAAAATGAAGATACTGTTGATGAGAATTATATTGACGATTGGGTTGAGCCTGATGACAATGAAGAGGATGAAAAATATGATGATGAGAATTATATTGATGATGACGATGAAGAGGATGAAAAAGATGATGATGAGAATTATATTGATGATTGGGTTGAGCCTGATGAGAATTATATTGATGATTTCTCTGGTTACATTTATGAGGATCGATGA